One genomic segment of Luteimonas galliterrae includes these proteins:
- a CDS encoding SRPBCC family protein, whose protein sequence is MNDAALEPVTQDIVVDEVFPHSPETIWKTLTDGELMARWIMPPSGFEPVVGKRFTFSTMPAGEWDGVIHCQVLEVVPNQRFVYAWKGGHEDNVGYGSRLETVVTWTLSKAGEGTRLRLVHSGFVLPKNDTAYQNMSEGWSKVMHNLDAVAAEQEASSTRH, encoded by the coding sequence ATGAACGACGCCGCTCTGGAACCCGTCACGCAGGACATCGTCGTCGACGAGGTGTTCCCGCATTCGCCCGAGACGATTTGGAAAACGCTGACCGACGGCGAGCTGATGGCGCGTTGGATCATGCCGCCGAGCGGATTCGAACCCGTGGTGGGCAAGCGCTTCACCTTCAGCACCATGCCGGCGGGCGAGTGGGACGGCGTCATCCATTGCCAAGTGTTGGAAGTGGTTCCGAACCAGCGTTTCGTCTACGCCTGGAAAGGCGGGCACGAGGACAACGTCGGCTACGGCTCGCGCCTGGAAACGGTAGTCACCTGGACGCTCAGCAAAGCCGGCGAAGGCACGCGTCTGCGCCTGGTCCATTCCGGCTTCGTGTTGCCGAAGAACGATACCGCCTACCAGAACATGAGCGAAGGCTGGAGCAAGGTCATGCATAACCTCGACGCCGTCGCCGCCGAACAAGAGGCTTCGTCCACGCGGCACTGA